The Anastrepha ludens isolate Willacy chromosome 2, idAnaLude1.1, whole genome shotgun sequence DNA window TGTACTTAACTATGCACTTGTTAGATACGCAAATACTTATCAATTTCtaaaagtacagaaaaaaaaaacagataaaacACTGCTATTCAACTGATATGACCGCAATCGTATAAAAACTCTAACAGAGAGACAAactgcaatattttatttccaGTGGTGGACGCATTGTAACACAGAAGAGCCTTTGAGTTTTGCAAAGTAAAGGAAAATGAAAGCTGTCATACTCCTGAGTATTTTGGCGATCGCTGCTACAGTTAATGGCGCTTGTAAGTAGCGAAGAATTCATCATATACATTTTTAGAAAGTTTAATGTAAACATTTGTTGCTTGTGTGCATTCCTAAATCACATTTTACTTCCAATTACGCtggtttaaaattttgactGAAATATATCTCGTTCACATTCCAGCGATTGCGTCCAACTCATCCTCCGTCAATTTGGGCCAAGCACTCAAAGATTACTACAAATCTCTGAAAAATGTAATGCGATGTGGCGATACCGAGATAAATTTACCCGTTTTGGCGCCTTTCAGAAAGGAATTAGTTCCCCTGAATTACACCGATAAGTACTTCAGGTAATTCACTTTCATAATACATAAATCTTATGCACACTACACTCTTCCTAAATCTGTATTTTTACTCGTATGATCGATTTTTCACAGCATTAAAGGCAACTTCTCCAACATCTACATTACTGGTTTGGACAGCTACTACTTCGTTCGCTACGatttcaatgaaaaaacaaaCGTCTTCCACATTGACATGATGTTACCACAACTGCAAGTGGTCGGTAATGTCGATGTTGGATCTTTTGTATCGGTTGGTGGTTTTCCACTTCGGTGGATATCCGATGGGTTAATCAATATGAAATTGGTGGACTTCCGTGTGGTGAGTTCCTTCCGTTTTGCTAACAACGCCCAAGGACATTTGCAAGAGTCTAATGTTAAAATGAACTTCTACTTGGGTGATATGATCGTCAGCAATTGGAATAAGCTTTGGAACATTTCTGGAAACAACTTCTTCAACAAGTTCTTGGGCGAATTCATTATGATGTACTCCAAGCAGATACAAATTGAATTCAACGAAATCTTCAATAGCTTTGCATTGCCTGTAATCAATCGTTCAATGGAGCAACTCACACAACAGGAATTTATTGAGCAATTGAGAGCCTTGACTGCAAAATTCAATTCGGTTAACTGCTAATTTGTTAATTTACAgtgcttgaaaattttcaaagtttcaaataa harbors:
- the LOC128858983 gene encoding uncharacterized protein LOC128858983, whose product is MKAVILLSILAIAATVNGASIASNSSSVNLGQALKDYYKSLKNVMRCGDTEINLPVLAPFRKELVPLNYTDKYFSIKGNFSNIYITGLDSYYFVRYDFNEKTNVFHIDMMLPQLQVVGNVDVGSFVSVGGFPLRWISDGLINMKLVDFRVVSSFRFANNAQGHLQESNVKMNFYLGDMIVSNWNKLWNISGNNFFNKFLGEFIMMYSKQIQIEFNEIFNSFALPVINRSMEQLTQQEFIEQLRALTAKFNSVNC